AAGTTAACTCATTACTTAAGTAAGTTTAATGAAAAAGACCAAACTACTCCACGCTATATTTTAGCGATTAACGAATCACCAGTAATTCTTAAAAACCTAGGTTTATTAGATAACAAAAAAGTAGTAGCTAATAAAGAACACAAAGATATCATTGGATCTAATTTTGATTCAAAAGTAAATGTGTTGTTGTCTGATAATATCATAACTGCAAGAGCAACTGGTCACGCAATGGATTTTGCGATTGAAACAGTTAAGATATTAGCAACTAAAAAAGAAGCTGATGATTTAGCTAAGATGATTTCTTACCAAAGATAGAAATCGTCTTTTTTATCTGATAACGAATTAAGAAAAATATGAACCATATGTATGGTTCATATTTTTATTTGTTGTTGTTAATTCTACTTCTCAAAAGTTGGATCAACGTTTTTAATAAAACTTGACATCAGTTGATAAAATTCTTGTGG
The Mycoplasma tullyi genome window above contains:
- a CDS encoding DJ-1/PfpI family protein codes for the protein MKKNIKRQIRIAAIVATGVDDLELIIPTDLWRRARFIVDYISIEKKNSVTLAQGTSIKCGLTIDKSNLMQYNAIYLPGGLGCKRFGDDQKLTHYLSKFNEKDQTTPRYILAINESPVILKNLGLLDNKKVVANKEHKDIIGSNFDSKVNVLLSDNIITARATGHAMDFAIETVKILATKKEADDLAKMISYQR